The Chryseobacterium sp. JV274 sequence TTTTTTGAAAAAAATCCTAATTAAAACATAATTTTTCAGAAAAGAAGCAGGATAGGAACAGGAGTTCAGATGAACCTCCACAGAAATCAGAAGATTGATAAAATAATCTTAATTTTGCAGTGTGAAATTATGAATGCAGGCGCTGAAAAATATTCCCAACTGATAAAGTCCAAGGCAAAAAGTTTTGGATTCCAGAGTTGTGGCATTTCTAAAGCTGATTTTTTGGAAGAAGATGCTCCCCATCTTGAAAAATGGCTGAAGAACAATTATAACGGCGAAATGAAGTACATGGAAAATCATTTCGACAAAAGACTTGATCCCCGGCTTTTGGTAGAGGGTTCCAAATCTGTTATTTCACTTTCATACAATTACTTTCCCGAGGAAAAAATTTCAATATTAGAAAATTACAAGATCTCAAAATATGCTTATGCAGAAGATTATCATGAAGTAATCAAAGAAATCCTTCGTGAGATGGTTGCAGAGCTGCAGGAGGAAATAGGAGAGTTCGGATTTCGGGTTTTTGTAGATTCTGCACCCATTATGGAAAGAAGCTGGGCCCGAAAATCTGGAATCGGCTGGGTAGGAAAAAATGCAAACCTCATTACCAAACAGAACGGATCTTTTTACTTTCTGGCTGAAATTATCTGCGATTTGGAACTGATTGCCGATCATGCCACTACAGACCATTGCGGAAGCTGCAGAAAATGTATTGATGCCTGTCCCACGGATGCTATTGTTTCGGAGAAAATTATTGACGGAAGCCGTTGTATTTCTTATGCAACCATAGAACTCAAAAATGAAATTCCGGATTATTTTAAAGATAAAATGGAAGACTGGATGTTTGGCTGTGACATCTGCCAGGATGTTTGCCCATGGAACCGTTTTTCAGCCCCCAACAAACAAAGCCGTTTCAAACCCAATGAAGCCCTGAAAAACTTTAAAAAAGGAGAATGGAAAGAAATTACCCAGGAAATTTTCTCTGAAATCTTCAGGAAATCCCCCGTGAAAAGAACTAAATTTGCAGGCTTGAAGCGAAATATTGAGTTTTTACAGAAGTCTTCTGATTGATTTTTCCCTGAACTTTCGGTGACAATCCCTCCTTCGGAATTTTTTATAGTTCCAAACCAGAGCTGATAATCGACCATTCCTTAAATTTTTGGCTTTAAGGAGGTAAAGATTTGTATCAATAAGTTAATTGAAAACCGTTTCCTATAAAGAAAAAATGACTTTCAGGAGATCAGAATCTCACCGAAAATCAACGTTTTTTTTGTATTCTTTTAGGAGCAGTTTTTACTCTTACTTTAAACCTTTTTTGGGATTTGATAGTTTTACGCATATTTGTGAATATTTCGTAACTAAATATAGCTAATTTTTCGATTAAAACAAATACTTTTACTAAAAATTAAAGATTAAATTTTATTAAAACATGACTGTGAAAACTATATTAATGTATCTCCTGAAAGTGGTAGGAATTATTTTAGGAATTGTGGTGATTTATGTAATCCTGGGGTTACTGATTCCCTATATTCCGGTTTCGGCTAAAAATGATGGACAGAAAAAAGAAATTCCGATTTATATTTATACCAACGGAGTACATACTGATATAGTAATGCCTGTAAAAAATGATCTGCAGGACTGGAGCATGAAAATTCCTTTCGCCAATACAAAATCAAAAAAAACAGATTATCAGTATATCGGAATAGGCTGGGGAGACAAAGGATTCTATCTTGATACGCCTACATGGGCAGACCTGAAGTTTTCAACAGCTGTAAAAGCAGCATTCTGGCTTAGTGATTCCGCTATGCACTGTACTTATTATAATACAATGAAAGAAGGAGACGACTGTAAAATGATTATGATCAGCAGAAACCAGTATGAGAATCTGGTAAAATTTGTAGAAGATAAATTTGACAGAGATCAGAACGGTAATTTCATGTTAATTCCTACAAATGCAGTGTATAGTGATAATGATGCCTTTTATGATGCCAAAGGAACCTACAGCTTTCTTTACACCTGCAATACATGGTCAAATAATGCTTTAAAGGCTGCAGGACAGAAAGCAGCACTTTGGACTCCATCAGATTTCGGAATTTTTCAGCACTATAAATAATTCATGAAGGGAATTTATCTGTTTTTCATCGCATTTTGGTTGTGTTCATGTTCTCAGGAGAAAAAAAGCAGTACCATACATACTGCTGAAATACCTGCTACTATTGAAAAGAAGCCTGCAGCAGACTTATCCGGGATAAAAATGAAAGCCGAAGAAGCGTTGAAGTTCTGTAATTCAAAGAACCTTAATAATGATTTCTGTATTCTTATTGATATGAGTCTCCATTCCGGAGTGAACCGGTTTTTTGTCTGGGATTTTAAAAATAATAAGATCTCCAAAAAATACCTGGTAGGCCATGGTTGTGGTTCCAATTCATGGAGTAAAGACGATTCTAAAGCAAATCCGGGATTCAGTAATGAAGATGGAAGCCACCTTTCCTCTTTAGGAAAATATAAGCTTGAAGGAAGAGGGTACAGCGACTGGGGAATTAATATCAAATACCTGATGCACGGACTTGAGGAAACAAACGGCAATGCTTTAAAAAGATTTATTGTCTTTCATTCCTGGGACATGATGAGTGATGATGAAGTCTTTCCCAAAGGATCTCCCGAAGGATGGGGTTGTCCTACTGTTTCCAACAATGCTATGAAGGAAATTGATCCGATGATTCAGTACTCGAAGAAACCCGTTCTGATGTGGATATATAATTAAATCTTTGTTATACATTTGTTTCATAACAATCATGTAAATTGATTCCGTCTTATGAAACATACGCTTTTCCGCGAACAACAGCTCAATTGTGATATAGAAACCGCCTGGAAATTCTTTTCTTCAGCCAATAACCTTTCAGAAATTACCCCGAAAGATATGGGCTTTATTGTATTGACGGAAATGGATGACGATGAAATCTATGAAGGAATGCTCATCGACTATTATGTTTCTCCATTGTTTGGTATTAAAATGAAATGGCAGACAGAAATCACCCACGTCGATTTTCAAAAAAGCTTTATTGATTTCCAGAAAAAAGGCCCATACAAACTATGGAACCACCATCATGAATTTATTCCCAATGAAGAAGGCGTACTGATGAGAGATGCCATAGATTATGAACTTCCTATGGGATTTCTAGGCGAAATTGCTCACCGTCTTTTCGTTAAAAAGAAACTGGAACATATTTTTGATTACCGTTTCAGAGTGCTCAGTAAATTGTTCTAGCTATCAATAGAAATGGGCTTAGCCTGTTAAAAATAAAAGCAAAATCAATTGGCTTTAGCCAAGATCTTTAATGATTTTATGTAAATTCCTACGGAGTAACAGAGGCTATGAATAAATATAACGTTCTGTTTGTCATTCCGCAAGAATCTAAATTCCAATAATTGGAATCTATTCATCCATTGTTTAAGTTTTTTTAACAGTTCAATGATCGGATTTCCCAGTAGAAATCACTATTTTTGCACCATATCGTTTTTACTAAAAAACTAATGTGTTCTGGTTGACATGGCAGGTCTGAGGTCATTTATCTTATTTTATATCATGCTGGTTTTTACCCTTTTCAATTCGAATTGGGCAGAAAAATCATTGCAGAATATTCCTCATGTTCCCCATGTAACCAATATTTATCTTCTGGATGTGTACGAAGAGGCAGATATGAATACGCATGCATTGCCTGCAGCTGCCAAAATTGTAAAACATTCCGTCAAAAAAAGTGATCCCGCAATTGCGGATTTTTCAGGAATTTTAAAAGTTATTCCGAAAATCATCCTTCCGGAGATTGCTGTATCTACTATTTGTGGAGTTAAATCCTTTCTCCATCTCCTCCAGTTGTACTAGGTTTAAGTTATTGAATATCAAATTACTTTAACGAAAATTTTATAACTTAAACATTTAAAAATGTATTTTAAAACTGTGATAATTTGCTTTATGGCAACATTATTCGCTGTGTCATGCAGTAAAGACAAGGAGAAAAATAATAAAAAAGACAAAGAAGTTCCCGTACTGGAAATCAAAGAAAAAGATACACTGGTAAGCAACCAGTTTGTCACCGATATCCAGGCTAAAAAAAATGTTGAAATGCGGTCCAGAATCGGAGGTATTATACAGCATATTTATGTAAACGAGGGACAGTTTGTACATCAGGGGCAGGCTTTATTTAAAATCAATGATGCCGAGCTGCAGATGGAACTTCTGAAAGCTAATGCGACATTAAAGCAGACTGAAGCTGATGTTCGTATAGCAGAAGTAGAACTGAAGCAGATTCAGAGTCTTCATGCTAAAAAATTTGTAGCCAACAATGAGTTGGAAATGGTGAAAGCAAAACTGTCCTCTGCCAAAGCAAAACATGCTTTTGCCGATGCAGAAAAGAGAACGGTTCTTCAGAAAATAAGCTTTACAAGGATAACGGCACCTTTTGATGGGGTAATTGACGTGATTCCTCATAAAGACGGAAGTCTGGTAGAAAATGGGACGTTATTGACTACGCTGTCTCAATTGAATGAAGTATATGCGTATTTTTCCATTCCTGAAAATCTGTATTTTGAGCTTTTGGCCAACGATAAGATCGGAAGTCATCAAAAGATAGAGCTGACGCTGCCCAATGGAGTCAATTATCAGTTCAACGGCGCTTTAAAAACCGCTGAAGGGGAAATCGACAGAGCCACGGGTTCCATTCGTTATAAAGTACTTTTCCCGAATCCGGACCGTCTGATCAAACACGGGACTTCCGGGAAACTTATTATTTCTGAACAACAGAATAATGCTATTCTTATTCCACAAAAATCTACCTTCTCCATCCAGGATAAGACGTATGTTTTTGTTGTGGATAAACAGAATAAAGTGAAAATGACCAGTATTAAGATCGGAACTACCTTAAGAGACTCTTATATGGTAGAAAGCGGTCTTAAAAAAGGAGATTTAATCATTTATGAAGGGACTCAGTCTTTGAAAGATGGTGATATCATCAAAATCAAAAAGAAGTATTAACCTTTCATAATCTTTAAATCTATTGACTATGGTAGAAATGTTTATAAGACGAAAGGTTCTTTCGTTGGTTATTTCCATATTATTTGTACTGCTGGGAATTATGGCATTGCTGAAGATGCCGATCACCCAGTTTCCGGACATCGTACCGCCCTCAGTAACCGTTACGGCAAAATATACAGGAGCTAATGCGGAAGTATCTGCCAATGCTGTAGCTCTTCCACTGGAACGTGCTATCAATGGAGTGCCGGGAATGACATATATGTCTACGGTTACTTCCAATGACGGACTTACCCTTATTCAGGTGTTCTTTGAAGTGGGAATAGATCCTGATGTAGCAGCGGTAAACGTCCAGAACAGGGTGACAACCATTCTTGACGAACTTCCTGAAGAGGTAATCAGAGCCGGAGTTACCACTGAAAAAGAGGTAAACAGTATGCTGATGTACCTCAATATCACAAGTACAGATCCGAGCCAGGATGAACAGTTCATCTATAATTTTACGGATATTAATGTCCTTCAGGAATTGAAACGTATTGATGGAGTTGGCCGTGCCGAGATTATGGGGCAGAAAGAATATTCGATGAGAGTATGGCTGGATCCACAGAAAATGGCGGCTTACAATATTTCTGCGGATGAAGTGATCACTTCATTACAAAAACAGAATATTTCTGCAGCGCCCGGAAAAGTTGGAGAAACGTCAGGGAAGACTTCCAGTCAGCTTCAATATGTGATCAAATATAAAGGGAAGTTTTTTGAGCCTAAACAATATGAAGAAGTTCCCATCAGATCTGATGTTGACGGAACAATTTTAAAGCTTAAAGACATTGCTAAAGTTGAATTCGGAGCGATGAACTACGGAATGGTTTCCAAAACAGACGGAAGACCATCCGCATCCATCATGATGAAACAACGTCCCGGTTCCAATGCTTCCGAGGTTATTGAAAGTGTAAAAGCAAAAATGGAAGAATTAAAAGTCACATCTTTCCCACCCGGAATGGAGTACAATATGGCGTATGATGTTTCCAGATTCCTGGATGCTTCCATCAGTGCGGTACTGACAACTCTTATTGAAGCCTTTATTCTGGTAGGAATTGTGGTATTTATCTTCCTTCAGGACTGGCGTTCCACCTTGATTCCTGTGTTGGCTGTTCCGGTAGCATTGGTAGGAACTTTTGCCTTCATGAATATGCTTGATTTCTCTGTTAACCTTTTAACATTGTTTGCATTGGTTCTTGCCATCGGAATTGTGGTTGATAATGCCATTGTCGTCGTTGAAGCCGTCCATGTGAAAATGGAAGAAGGAATGAATGCAATGGATGCAACCATCAGTGCAACCAAAGAAATTGCAGGAGCGGTAGTGGCTATTACCATCGTAATGTCAGCAGTATTTATTCCTGTAGCATTTCTTGATGGTCCGGTAGGAGTATTCTATCGTCAGTTCTCACTGACATTGGCAATCAGTATTGTGATTTCCGGAGTGAATGCATTGACTCTTACGCCAGCGCTTTGTGCGATTATTTTAAAACCTCACAATCACGATAAGAAGAAAACAATCATTGACAGAGCTTTCCAGAGTTTCAATACAGGTTTTGAAAGGCTGACCAATGGATATGTAAGTATTCTATCAAAATTTGCGACGAGAACTACGGTTACTTTTGGACTGTTATTTTTATTCGTTGGATTGACTTTTGTGACCAGCAAATTCCTGCCAACCGGATTTATTCCAATGGAAGATCAGGGAATGGTGTATGTAAGTGTCACTACTCCGCAGGGAGCAACGGTAGAAAGAACTGAAAAAGTGCTGGATGAAGTGACTGTTATTGCCAAGAAAATTAATGGAGTAGAAAACGTGACCACTCTTGCAGGGTACAGTATTGTAACGGAAATCGCAGGTTCATCCTACGGAATGGCGATGATCAATCTTAAAGACTGGAAAGAAAGAAATATTTCAGTGAACAATCTGATCACGGAGCTTTCTGATAAAACTAAAAGCATTGCAGATGCCCAGATTGAGATCTTTGCCCCGCCCACAGTTCCGGGATTCGGTAATACCAGTGGTTTTGAACTGCGTTTGCTGGACAGAACCGGAGGAACCATTGAGAACACAGATAAAATCACCAAGGACTTTGTTAAAAAACTAAATGAAGCTCCGGAGCTGCAGAACAGTTTTACCAGTTTTGATGCCACTTTCCCGCAATATATGATCAATGTGGATTATGATATGGCAGCGAAGAAAGGAGTTTCAGTAGACAATGCGATGTCCACATTACAGACCATGCTGGGATCCTATTATGCCACGAATTTTATCCGTTTCAGTCAGATGTATAAAGTGATGGTACAGGCAAGTCCGGAGCATCGGGATACCCCTGAAAGTATTCTGAATTTATATTTAAAGAATGATAAAGGTGAAATGATTCCCTTCTCTACCTTCATCACCATTGAAAAAGTATACGGACCTGAAGTACTGACGAGATACAATATGTATATGTCTGCGATGATCAATGGAGAACCTGCGGACGGATACAGCTCCGGGGATGCTATTGCTGCTGTAGAACGTGTTGCCAAAGAGACACTGCCAAGAGGATTTGATGTTGAGTGGTCCGGAATGACAAGAGAAGAAATCTTATCAGGAAACCAGACTGTTTATATTTTCGCGATCTGCCTTTTATTCGTCTATCTTTTACTGGCGGCACAATATGAAAGCTTCCTTCTTCCTATGCCGGTATTATTAAGCCTTCCAACGGGAATCTTTGGTTCCTATATCGCATTGGTACTTATGGGATTGGATAATAATATTTATGCACAGGTAGCATTGGTGATGCTGATTGGACTTTTGGCTAAAAATGCTATCCTGATCGTAGAATTTGCGGTGGCAAGAAATAAACAGGGATACGATATCATTCCTGCAGCAATTGAAGGAGCCAGACAGCGTCTGAGACCTATTCTGATGACCTCTTTTGCATTCGTAGCAGGGCTTATTCCATTATGTATTGCATCAGGAGCAGGAGCAATAGGTAACCGTTCCATTGGTACAGCAGCAGCAGGAGGAATGCTGATAGGAACCATCTTCGGATTGGTAGTGATTCCGGGACTGTATATATTCTTTGCAAAACTTGAAAATAAGAAGAAAGATGAAAAGATTAAATCATAGAAATATAATATACGGAATTGCTTCACTAAGCCTGGTTTCATGTGCTGTTCCAAAAGTAACCGAATTGAAAAAAGCTCAGGAATTGCCAGAGGAAATTATCAAAGCTGATAACAATAAATCTCCGGATGAATTCCAGCAGATCAACTTAAAGGCTTATTTTACAGATCCGCAGCTGCTCGAACTTTTTGATAAAGTGGTTCAGGCCAATCCGGATTTCCAGATTGCGCAGCAAAGAGTGGAGATTGCCAACAGTTTCCTTCAAAGATCAAAAATGGATTTACTGCCTTCCCTTGAAGTAGGAGTAGAGGCTTCCGGCAACCGGTATGGAAAATATACCATGGAAGGAGTCGGGAACTATGATACCAATCTTTCTCCCAATATTACGGAAGATCAGAAGATCAATAGAAATTTTACGCCTAATTACGGGCTTGGAGCAAGGAGCAGCTGGGAAATTGATGCGTGGGGCAAACTGAAAAACAAAAAGATTGCTGCCCAGAAGAAATATCTGGCTTCCACAGAAGGGCTGAGACTGCTGCAGGTAGAACTTTTTACAGATATTGCCAATTTATATTATCAGCTGGTGGCTTTAGACAATCGTCTTGCTATTTACCAGAAGAATTACAACCTCCAGCAGAGAGCATTTGAAATTGTTCTGGCGCAGCGTGAAGTGGGAAAAGCTACAGAATTAGCTGTACAGCAGTTCAAAGCGCAGAATAACAACTGGCTGGCAGAGATTGAACACATAAGGGTAGAAATTGTTACTGTAGAACAGGCTATTACTACACTCACGGGAAGTTATGGCGGAGATGTAAAACGCGGAAAAATATTGATGCCTACCAATATGGAAGTCTTAAATAAAACAATTAATGTAGAAGGAGTTATTCATTCCCGACCGGATGTAGCCGCAAACTATTATGTTTTAGAGGCTTCTCAGGCTGATGCAAAAGCTGCAAGGGCTGCATTTTATCCTAAAATTGATCTTGGAGCCGGCTTCGGACTGAATTCTTTCTCTATAGAGACATTTTTTAAACCAAGTTCACTGGCAGGGCAATTGTTGGGTGGATTGATGGTGCCTGTTTTTAATAAAGGACAACTGAAATATGAATTCAAGGTAGCGAATAAGGAGCAGGAAATTGCTTTTTTAAACTATCAGAAAAGTATTACGACTGCTTTTAATGAGCTTCAGTCGATCCTGAAACAGACTAAGATCTATGAACGTGTTCTGAAACTGAAATCAGAGGAAGTAGGTTTTCTTGATCGTGGGGTGGAGGTTTCCAACGATCTCTATCTGACAGGATATGCCAATTATTTTGAACTGATCAACTCTCAGAAGAGCAAACTGACTGCTGAACTGGATTTATTACAGTTCCAGCACCAGAATACCAGAAATAACGTCCTGCTGTTTAAAGCGCTGGGTGGGAAACTGGATTAATTTTTACTTTTTTTTATGATGAAATAAGCTGTCCAAAAAGACAGCTTATTTTATATTTTTAAACTTTAACTATGTTCTGCGGGTTCCCGTAATGGTAATTAAAATAATTCAAGGATATTGCGTTAGAATCTAACTTTTTTATAAGTTGAGTTAACTTTTTTTTATATGTCCAAAAAAAGAGACTGTCTCATTGAGACAGTCCCTTTCTATATTTCTTAAAACAAACCTGCTTTACAGGCAGAATCATTTTATGTGTAAGTATTATTTAACAATCTGGATTTCAACAGCTGAAAATCCTTTAGGAGACTTCTCTTTTTCGAAAGATACTTTGTTTCCTTTTTTTACCGGCTCCACACAGTTGTTGTTGTGGAAGAAGATATTTTCTTTGTTATTATCTTCGGTGATGAAGCCATACCCTTTTTCACTAAGGAAAGTAACAATTCCAGTTTTTCTTGGATCTTCCTCAATAATAGGAGCTGCTCCCAATTGAATATCATCAAGGTTTACTTCCTGTCTTTGTTCAGGTGGAGTAGATGTTAATCTTCCGAATTCATCTACATACATGTAGACGTCCTCCGCTCCTTTGTTGTTGTTCGTCTTACGATCTTCGCGTCTTAGCGCCTTTTCTTTTTGCTTTTGAATTTTTTTCTTGAAATTTTCCTTTTTAGAAAAAGAATCTGCCATAAATTATTTTTAGTATTTAGTTTCTATAAATTAATTGGTTCAATCTGGTCCGTTTTAGACCTTATAAAGCCTGGCTATGTTTTCTGTTTTGGATAATCCCAATCATACAGAGCTTTAAAATTCCGACAAGTATTGTTCTTAGTAGAAGAATAAAAGTTTAAAATATGGCTGCTCAAAAAGCAAAGACTGAATAAAAAATATTCGGGTCGTTACAGAAAACAAAGTATAGACTTGGTTATTTAATGTACAAATATACAACAATAAAATGAATTATCAGGTTTTAAATGATTGATTATCAGAAATGGTTTTACGGCAGATCTGCCGGGATACCTTTATAGTCTGAATGTAAGACGATAATGAGAGCCAGAACAAGGGCATAAAAAAATCCTCAGAAGACTGAGGATTATAAAAAAATATATTATAAAAATGAAGTGGTGTATAATACGGCTGGAAAAGCATCAAATGTTATGCCTAAAATTGATGCGTAATAGTGAATTATATAACTTTGTTTAATATGAAAGGGGTGTTTTGGGTCATATCTGGCTGGTAAATAGCATTCTATTAAAAAATGTTGTTTATAAAAAAAATAAATGTTTCTGTCTTAGTTTACATTGAGAATCATAATATCAGCTGATAATCACTTTGCAGTTTTCTAAAATTCCCGAAAACTTCACCATGTTGAGACCATTTTTATTATTCATCTTTGTCTCATTAACATTTAAAAATAAAATCGATGTCAACACAAAATGTAAAAGGAAAAGTTGTTTTAATTGCCGGAGGAGGTAAAAACCTTGGAGGACTTTTAAGTAGAGATTTTGCTGCGAAAGGAGCAAAACTGGCAATACATTATAACAGTGAAAGTTCAAAAGCAGATAGCGAAAAAACACTTGCTGAGGTACAGGCATTAGGAGCAGAAGCATTTTTGTTCCAGGGAGATCTTACCAAAGTAGACAATATTACAAAATTCTTTGATGAAACAATTTCCCGTTTCGGAGGGATTGATATTGCAATCAATACCGTAGGAATGGTACTGAAAAAACCATTTTCAGAGACTACAGAAGCGGAATATGATACCATGTTCAATGTCAATTCAAAATCAGCTTACTTCTTTTTGCAGGAAGCAGGTAAAAAACTGAACGATCACGGGAAGATCTGTACCATTGTTACTTCACTGCTGGCTGCTTACACAGGACTGTATTCTACTTATGCCGGAGCAAAGGCACCTGTAGAGCATTTTACAAGAGCTGCTTCTAAAGAATTCGGAGCAAGAGGAATTTCTGTAACTGCTGTAGCCCCTGGACCAATGGATACTCCTTTCTTCTATGGACAGGAAACAGATGATGCCGTTGCTTATCATAAATCAGCATCAGCATTGGGAGGACTTACAAATATAAAAGATATCGCTCCGCTGGTAGAATTTCTGGTAACAGAAGGCTGGTGGATTACCGGGCAGACCATTTTTGCTAACGGAGGATATACCACAAGATAATCTATCAGATAATCATAAAAAAGAAACTCACTGAAAACTGTTTTCAGTGAGTTTTTATTTTAGAAGAAAATCAGAAAATTAAGTGGTTTTTACCTTTCCTTTTTCCAATATACTTTTGATGATAAAGAATAAACCGAGAAGAATAAAAGGAATACTTAGCAGCTGTCCCATATTCAGAATCATTCCGTGCTCAAATTCTACCTGGTCTACCTTGATGAACTCAATCAGAATTCTCATAATGAAGATCAGCAGAATACTGATTCCGAAATAAAACCCTTTTCCGATTTTAAATATGTTTTTCTTATAAATAAAATACACAGAAAGGAAAATAATAAAATAAGAGATCGCTTCATAAAGTTGGGCAGGGTGTCTCGGAAGATTATCTACCTGATGGAAAATAAAAGCCCATGGAACGTCCGTAGGAACTCCTATGATCTCAGAATTCATAAGATTGGCAAGCCTTATAAAAGTACCACCCAACGGAAGTACAATCGCTATAGCATCTAAAACCGTCATGAACGGGATAGAAAATTTTCTCGCATAGATGAGAAGCATGATCACCAATCCGATACCACCACCATGGCTGGCAAGTCCTGCAAATCCTGTAAAGTGATAGGTTCCGTCTACTCCTTTCTGAATTGGCAGCAATATTTCAAGCGGATGCTGGGAATAATAATCAAAATCATAAAAAA is a genomic window containing:
- a CDS encoding SDR family oxidoreductase — translated: MSTQNVKGKVVLIAGGGKNLGGLLSRDFAAKGAKLAIHYNSESSKADSEKTLAEVQALGAEAFLFQGDLTKVDNITKFFDETISRFGGIDIAINTVGMVLKKPFSETTEAEYDTMFNVNSKSAYFFLQEAGKKLNDHGKICTIVTSLLAAYTGLYSTYAGAKAPVEHFTRAASKEFGARGISVTAVAPGPMDTPFFYGQETDDAVAYHKSASALGGLTNIKDIAPLVEFLVTEGWWITGQTIFANGGYTTR
- the lgt gene encoding prolipoprotein diacylglyceryl transferase, which encodes MNLLYINWDVNPEIVNILGFPLKYYGLLFLAGLVLCLNILKRIYKKEGLSSQAHEALFSYALIGILVGARLGHCLFYDFDYYSQHPLEILLPIQKGVDGTYHFTGFAGLASHGGGIGLVIMLLIYARKFSIPFMTVLDAIAIVLPLGGTFIRLANLMNSEIIGVPTDVPWAFIFHQVDNLPRHPAQLYEAISYFIIFLSVYFIYKKNIFKIGKGFYFGISILLIFIMRILIEFIKVDQVEFEHGMILNMGQLLSIPFILLGLFFIIKSILEKGKVKTT